A single genomic interval of Croceibacter atlanticus HTCC2559 harbors:
- the ruvC gene encoding crossover junction endodeoxyribonuclease RuvC — protein MSKERIILGIDPGTTIMGFGVIKVVNKKMECLQLNELQLKKYTDPYIKLKLIFERTIELIDTFNPDEIAIEAPFFGKNVQSMLKLGRAQGVAMAAGLSREVPVTEYLPKKIKMAITGNGNASKEQVAKMLQSVLKLKTLPKNLDSTDGLAAAVCHFYNTGRIEVGKSYSGWDAFVKQNEKRIVK, from the coding sequence TTGAGCAAAGAACGCATCATATTAGGCATAGATCCAGGTACCACAATTATGGGTTTTGGAGTAATTAAAGTGGTAAATAAAAAAATGGAGTGTCTTCAGTTAAATGAACTTCAGCTTAAAAAATATACCGATCCTTATATTAAACTTAAACTAATTTTTGAACGTACAATTGAGTTGATAGACACGTTTAATCCAGATGAAATAGCTATTGAAGCGCCTTTTTTTGGAAAGAATGTACAGAGTATGCTTAAACTTGGTCGTGCCCAAGGCGTAGCTATGGCTGCAGGATTAAGCAGAGAAGTTCCTGTAACAGAGTATTTGCCAAAAAAAATAAAGATGGCAATAACAGGAAACGGAAATGCTAGTAAAGAACAGGTTGCCAAAATGCTACAAAGTGTTTTAAAACTTAAGACCTTACCTAAAAACCTAGACAGTACAGATGGCCTTGCAGCAGCAGTTTGCCATTTTTATAACACTGGCCGTATTGAAGTTGGTAAAAGTTACTCTGGCTGGGATGCCTTTGTAAAACAGAATGAAAAGCGAATTGTAAAATAA
- the hemW gene encoding radical SAM family heme chaperone HemW, with protein MSSIYIHIPFCKQACHYCDFHFSTSLKKKDELVNTLKTELSLRKVELTNTVECIYFGGGTPSLLSAEELNSLIETVYTNYNVSETPEITLEANPDDLTKDKITELGKSKINRLSIGIQSFFEDDLKLMNRAHNAKEALQCIEFSKTEFDNISIDLIYGVPGMTTQKWKENLNIALQLDIPHISSYALTVEPNTALKRFIEKGVVPPVDDDLAKQHFDILVETLQQAGYSNYEFSNFGKQGYHSNNNTAYWTGKSYLGIGPSAHSYNGKQRSWNINNNPKYIKSIQQGIIPNEVETLSVTDRYNEYVMTGLRTIWGISLSKIEKEFGLNFKTYVLQQAKYFIEDHLLFLDGDTIIVTKKGKFLSDGIASELFMLNLK; from the coding sequence TTGTCTAGCATATATATACATATTCCATTCTGCAAACAAGCCTGTCATTACTGCGACTTTCATTTTTCTACCTCATTAAAGAAAAAAGATGAGCTTGTAAATACTCTTAAAACAGAATTATCACTTCGTAAAGTTGAGCTTACCAATACTGTGGAGTGCATATATTTTGGCGGCGGCACACCTTCTCTACTTTCTGCTGAAGAGTTAAATAGCCTTATTGAAACTGTTTATACTAATTACAACGTTTCTGAAACTCCTGAAATTACGCTTGAAGCAAATCCAGATGATTTAACCAAAGACAAAATTACAGAGTTAGGAAAATCTAAAATTAATAGGCTTAGTATTGGCATTCAATCTTTTTTTGAAGACGATTTAAAACTGATGAATCGTGCTCATAATGCTAAAGAAGCCTTACAATGTATTGAATTTTCAAAAACTGAATTTGATAACATCTCAATAGATCTCATTTATGGGGTTCCAGGAATGACAACCCAAAAATGGAAAGAGAATCTCAACATTGCTCTACAACTTGATATACCACATATTTCTAGTTATGCGCTTACTGTTGAGCCCAATACTGCACTTAAACGCTTTATAGAAAAAGGTGTTGTGCCTCCAGTTGATGATGATTTAGCAAAACAACATTTTGATATTCTTGTTGAAACACTGCAACAAGCAGGCTATAGTAATTATGAGTTTTCAAACTTTGGAAAACAAGGATATCACTCTAACAACAATACGGCATACTGGACAGGTAAATCTTATCTTGGCATAGGTCCTTCTGCACATAGCTATAATGGCAAACAACGAAGTTGGAATATAAATAACAATCCAAAATACATTAAAAGTATACAACAAGGAATTATCCCTAATGAGGTTGAAACGTTATCTGTTACAGACAGGTACAATGAATATGTCATGACAGGCTTACGCACCATTTGGGGAATTTCACTTAGTAAAATTGAAAAGGAATTTGGCCTAAATTTTAAAACTTACGTCTTACAACAGGCCAAATATTTTATAGAAGATCATCTTTTATTTTTAGACGGAGATACCATTATTGTAACAAAAAAAGGTAAATTTTTAAGTGACGGAATTGCTTCAGAATTATTTATGCTGAATTTAAAATAG
- a CDS encoding LytR/AlgR family response regulator transcription factor — translation MSKTFNAIIVDDEPIARDIIRTHLEKLPQLLVMAECKNAIDALAVLKAEHIDVVFLDINMPEVSGLSFGKLINKDVKIIFTTAHREYAVEGFELQAVDYLLKPISFERLKKATDKLTGFVQETEQEIRVKTDTPSDFTFVRADRKMVKVNFDDISYVESLSDYIKIHTNTDTVVTRETISNFEAKLPKLQFIRTHRSFIVSISNIVSFTNEYVEVPNKAIPISRSYKEEVLLRLQN, via the coding sequence ATGTCTAAAACATTTAATGCTATAATAGTAGATGATGAGCCTATTGCTAGAGACATTATACGAACGCATTTAGAAAAGCTACCACAACTACTAGTTATGGCAGAATGTAAAAATGCTATCGATGCTTTGGCAGTCTTAAAAGCAGAACATATTGATGTTGTTTTTTTAGATATTAATATGCCCGAAGTGTCTGGTTTATCTTTTGGGAAACTCATAAATAAAGATGTGAAAATAATTTTTACAACGGCACATAGAGAATATGCTGTTGAAGGCTTTGAGCTTCAGGCTGTAGATTACCTTTTAAAACCAATTTCCTTTGAGCGCTTAAAAAAAGCTACAGATAAATTAACAGGGTTTGTACAAGAAACAGAACAAGAAATTAGGGTTAAAACAGATACACCTTCAGATTTTACTTTTGTAAGAGCCGATCGAAAAATGGTTAAAGTAAATTTTGATGATATTAGCTATGTAGAAAGTTTGAGTGACTATATAAAAATACATACTAATACAGATACAGTAGTTACTAGAGAGACAATTTCAAACTTTGAAGCCAAGTTGCCTAAGCTTCAGTTTATAAGAACACATAGGTCTTTTATTGTTTCAATCTCAAATATAGTGTCTTTTACAAATGAGTATGTTGAGGTGCCAAATAAAGCGATTCCTATAAGTAGAAGCTATAAAGAAGAGGTATTGTTAAGATTGCAGAATTAA